A window of the Cicer arietinum cultivar CDC Frontier isolate Library 1 chromosome 6, Cicar.CDCFrontier_v2.0, whole genome shotgun sequence genome harbors these coding sequences:
- the LOC113787084 gene encoding uncharacterized protein — MDLFKEKQDAMEVNMVVDVSSPKANNEKVDPITPDNMIKRVDSEFQSPPTLTVVRKQLSGVHIDFDNASPRTPKGVIFDPFAPGPEDILARAPHSRKYHEEMRNNAARKLHFCSSPLYADSVSNQKQ; from the coding sequence ATGGATCTATTCAAGGAAAAACAAGATGCGATGGAAGTGAATATGGTTGTTGATGTTTCTTCTCCAAAGGCTAATAATGAAAAAGTAGATCCAATAACTCCTGACAATATGATAAAGAGGGTAGATTCGGAATTTCAATCACCTCCGACATTAACAGTTGTGAGGAAACAACTTAGTGGGGTccacattgattttgacaacGCTAGTCCTCGAACACCTAAGGGTGTTATTTTTGACCCTTTTGCCCCTGGTCCTGAAGACATATTGGCACGTGCGCCCCACTCTCGTAAGTATCACGAAGAAATGAGGAACAATGCTGCACGCAAACTTCATTTTTGTTCCTCCCCTCTTTATGCTGATTCTGTTTCAAACCAAAAGCAATAG
- the LOC101493552 gene encoding putative DEAD-box ATP-dependent RNA helicase 29 translates to MKKNKSKNSKSGGFESLGLNPNVFRGIRRKGYKVPTPIQRKTMPLILSGIDVVAMARTGSGKTAAFLVPMLHRLNQHLPQGGVRALILSPTRDLALQTLKFTQELGHFTDLRISLLVGGDSMESQFEELAQSPDIIIATPGRLMHHLSEVDDMSLRKVEYVVFDEADCLFGMGFAEQLHQILAQLGDNRQTLLFSATLPSALAEFAKAGLRDPRLVRLDLETKISPDLKLAFFTLRQEEKYAALLYLIREIIGSDEQTLIFVSTKHHVEFLNSLFRQEGIEPSVCYGAMDQDARKINVSRFRSRKTMLLIVTDIAARGIDIPLLDNVINWDFPSKPKIFVHRVGRVARAGRTGTAYSFLTSEDMAYLLDLHLFLSKPVRAAPTEEEVLQDMDGVRSRIDQAMAKGETIYGRFPQKLIDLVSDRVREVIDTSAELEALQRACNNAFRLYSKTKPLPAKESIRRVKDLPREGLHPIFNNVLGTGELTALAFSEHLKKFRPKQTILEAEGEAAKSKRMAGASGQWADVMKRKRAIHENIINLVHEHNSKSTMEKEDDESQFTFSAEKGRKARGSKRKPQSFMDEDNYISSIPKNQHMEAGLSVKGNEGFSSNRLEEAVLDLVADDGAGIKKQRSVFHWDKRSKKYIKLNNGDRVAANGKIKTESGAKTKANKTGIYKKWKDRSHSKISLKGTSTDGDAQESTSFKGSYRGGARNFRGGKKQHSMPNAHVRSEIKDMDQIRKERQKKASKISYMKSKSPKGKKPGRKGNKRKSK, encoded by the exons atgaagaaaaataagagCAAGAATTCAAAATCAGGGGGTTTTGAATCCCTAGGTCTGAATCCCAACGTGTTCAGAGGAATCAGGCGTAAAGGTTACAAAGTCCCCACTCCAATTCAGAGGAAGACAATGCCCCTCATCCTCTCTGGTATCGATGTCGTTGCTATGGCTCGTACCGGTTCCGGTAAAACGGCTGCGTTTCTTGTTCCCATGCTTCACCGCCTTAATCAACATCTTCCTCAGGGTGGTGTTAGAGCCCTCATTTTATCTCCAACTAGGGATTTGGCTCTTCAAACTCTCAAGTTCACccaagagcttggtcacttcaCAG ACCTTCGTATTAGTTTGTTAGTTGGAGGTGATAGTATGGAAAGCCAGTTTGAGGAGTTGGCTCAGAGTCCAGACATTATTATTGCCACTCCTGGTAGGCTCATGCACCATCTGTCTGAGGTCGATGACATGTCCTTGCGTAAGGTCGAGTATGTTGTTTTTGATGAGGCAGATTGTTTGTTTGGTATGGGTTTTGCTGAGCAGTTACATCAAATTCTTGCTCAGCTCGGTGACAACCGTCAGACCTTGCTTTTCAGTGCCACATTACCCAGTGCTCTTGCCGAATTTGCCAAGGCCGGTCTGCGAGACCCCCGCCTTGTTCGCCTTGATTTGGAAACTAAAATTAGTCCTGACTTGAAGCTTGCCTTTTTCACTTTGAGGCAGGAAGAGAAGTATGCTGCTTTGCTCTATTTAATCAGAGAGATTATTGGTTCTGATGAGCAGACTTTAATTTTTGTATCCACTAAACATCATGTCGAGTTTCTCAACTCGTTGTTTCGACAAGAGGGCATTGAACCTTCAGTATGTTATGGTGCCATGGATCAAGATGCTCGCAAAATCAATGTATCAAGGTTTAGGTCAAGAAAGACAATGTTGTTGATTGTCACTGACATTGCTGCTCGTGGCATTGACATTCCATTACTTGATAATGTTATCAATTGGGACTTTCCTTCCAAGCCTAAAATATTTGTTCATCGAGTTGGAAGGGTTGCAAGAGCTGGTCGTACTGGTACTGCTTATTCTTTCTTGACTTCGGAGGATATGGCTTACCTCTTAGACCTTCATTTGTTTCTCTCAAAACCAGTCAGAGCTGCTCCCACTGAAGAAGAGGTCTTGCAGGATATGGATGGGGTAAGGTCAAGAATTGACCAAGCAATGGCAAAAGGAGAAACGATTTATGGCCGTTTCCCTCAAAAACTCATTGACCTTGTTTCTGACAGAGTTAGGGAAGTTATTGATACTTCTGCGGAGCTGGAAGCGTTGCAGAGAGCCTGTAACAATGCATTCCGTTTATATTCAAAAACAAAACCCTTACCCGCAAAGGAGTCCATTAGAAGAGTAAAGGATTTGCCCCGTGAAGGTCTGCATCCGATTTTCAACAATGTGTTGGGAACGGGGGAGTTAACTGCACTTGCATTTTCGGAGCATTTGAAAAAGTTTAG GCCAAAGCAAACCATTTTGGAAGCGGAAGGAGAAGCAGCTAAATCCAAGCGTATGGCG GGGGCTTCTGGTCAATGGGCTGATGTGATGAAAAGGAAAAGAGCTATTCATGAGAATATTATAAACTTGGTTCATGAACACAATTCTAAAAGTACTATGGAAAAG GAGGACGATGAATCGCAATTTACTTTTTCTGCGGAGAAAGGGAGAAAAG CACGTGGTTCTAAGAGAAAGCCACAAAGTTTCATGGATGAAGATAACTATATAAGTTCCATACCTAAAAATCAG CACATGGAGGCAGGCCTCTCTGTAAAAGGCAATGAAGGCTTTTCTTCAAATAG ATTGGAAGAAGCTGTCTTAGATCTAGTTGCAGATGATGGTGCTGGCATTAAGAAACAAAGATCTGTATTTCACTGGGATAAG AGGAGTAAAAAGTACATCAAGTTAAACAATGGTGACCGTGTTGCTGCAAATGGAAAG ATAAAGACAGAGAGTGGTGCAAAAACAAAGGCCAACAAGACTGGCATATATAAAAAGTGGAAGGATCGCTCACACTCCAAGATATCTCTTAAAGGGACAAGTACCGATGGTGATGCTCAGgaatcaacaagtttcaaag GATCCTACCGAGGAGGTGCCAGGAATTTTAGAGGCGGCAAGAAACAGCATTCAATGCCCAATGCTCATGTGCGTTCTGAAATCAAAGATATGGATCAAATTCGGAAGGAGAGGCAGAAGAAAGCGAGCAAAATTTCTTATATGAAGAGCAAATCGCCAAAGGGTAAAAAACCTGGCAGAAaaggaaataaaagaaaatctaaGTAG
- the LOC101493871 gene encoding acyl-coenzyme A oxidase 3, peroxisomal-like — protein MDTDRISRRTEILSNHLRLDPPTATSILQQNGCLSYSPPELSESNPVTFDVTEMRRLLDGHNIEERDWLFGLMIQSRLFNQREVDGRVFVSPDYNQSMEQQREMTMKRIAYLLDRGVFRGWLTGEGPQDELRKLALHEVIGMYDHSLAVKIGVHIFLWGGAVKFLGTKRHHDKWLRATENNEMKGCFAMSELGHGSNVRGIETVTTYDSNTGEFVINTPCESAQKYWIGGAANHSTHTIVFSQLNINGSNQGVHAFIAQIRDSAGNVCPNIRIADCGHKIGLNGVDNGRIWFDNVRIPRENLLNSVADVSPSGEYLSAIKNTDQRFAAFLAPLTSGRVTIAVSSVYISKISLAIAIRYALTRRAFSIKPNGPEVLLLDYPSHQHRLLPLLAKVYAMSFASIELKMMYVNRTPESNKTVHIVSSAYKATFTWNNMRTLQECREACGGQGVKTENRIGQFKGEYDVHSTFEGDNNVLMQQISKALLAEYIACQTKNKPFKGLGLEHMNKSCPIVPSQLTSSIINSSEFQIDLFHLRERDLLMRFAAEVSEHQSHGNSKESSFILSYQLAEDLGRAFSKRAILKTFMEAESNLPAGSSKNVLGLLRSLYALICVDEDAAFLRYGYLSTRKASAVRKEVPKLCAELRPHALALVNSFGIPDAFLSPIAYNWVESNSWSAAQN, from the exons ATGGACACCGACCGTATCTCCCGGCGAACCGAGATCCTCTCCAATCACCTCCGCCTTGATCCGCCAACAGCAACATCAATCCTACAGCAAAACGGTTGCCTGAGCTACTCTCCCCCGGAATTATCGGAATCAAACCCGGTAACATTCGATGTAACGGAGATGCGGAGGCTATTGGACGGCCACAATATAGAGGAACGTGATTGGCTGTTCGGACTGATGATACAGAGCAGACTATTCAACCAGCGGGAAGTGGACGGACGGGTGTTCGTGTCTCCCGATTATAATCAGTCGATGGAGCAACAACGCGAGATGACGATGAAGCGAATTGCGTATCTGTTGGATCGCGGTGTGTTTCGTGGGTGGCTCACCGGTGAGGGACCACAAGATGAGTTGAGGAAGTTGGCGCTTCATGAGGTTATTGGAATGTACGATCATTCTCTCGCTGTTAAGATCGGcgttcatatcttcttgtg GGGCGGGGCTGTAAAGTTTCTGGGAACCAAGCGCCACCATGACAAGTGGTTGAGAGCTACTGAAAACAATGAGATGAAGGGTTGTTTTGCTATGTCTGAGTTGGGCCATGGGAGTAAT GTCCGAGGAATCGAAACAGTCACTACTTATGATTCAAATACTGGAGAATTTGTCATCAATACTCCGTGCGAGTCGGCTCAGAAGTATTGGATTGGTGGTGCAGCAAAT CATTCCACACATACTATAGTCTTTTCACAGCTCAATATAAATGGAAGCAATCAAGGGGTGCATGCTTTTATTGCCCAAATCAGGGATTCAGCTGGAAACGTATGCCCAAACATCCGAATAGCTGATTGCGGTCACAAAATTGGTCTAAATGGAGTTGATAATGGCCGTATCTG GTTTGACAATGTGAGAATACCCAGAGAGAATTTGTTGAATTCGGTGGCTGATGTTTCACCAAGTGGCGAATATTTGAGTGCGATAAAAAATACAGATCAG AGGTTTGCAGCATTCTTAGCCCCTTTGACCTCCGGTCGTGTAACTATTGCCGTTAGTTCTGTTTACATCTCCAAG ATAAGCTTAGCCATTGCTATAAGATATGCATTGACAAGGCGGGCCTTTTCTATTAAACCAAATGGGCCTGAAGTTTTACTGCTTGATTACCCAAGCCATCAACATCGTCTATTACCTTTACTTGCGAAAGT ATATGCAATGAGTTTTGCTTCAATTGAGCTCAAAATGATGTATGTGAATAGGACTCCCGAGTCAAACAAAACAGTTCACATAGTTTCTAGTGCATACAAGGCTACTTTTACATGGAATAATATGCGTACTCTTCAG GAATGTCGTGAAGCCTGTGGGGGACAAGGCGTCAAAACTGAAAATCGTATTGGTCAATTCAAGGGTGAATATGACGTGCATTCAACATTTGAGGGGGACAACAATGTTCTGATGCAGCAG ATAAGCAAGGCACTCCTTGCAGAATACATAGCATGTCAGACAAAAAACAAGCCATTCAAAGGTCTGGGATTAGAACACATGAACAAATCTTGTCCTATCGTCCCATCTCAGTTAACAAGTTCTATCATCAATAGCAGTGAATTTCAG ATTGATCTATTCCACCTAAGAGAGCGAGATCTATTGATGCGTTTTGCTGCAGAGGTTTCAGAACATCAATCTCATGGAAATAGCAAAGAGTCTTCTTTCATTCTA AGTTATCAGCTCGCTGAGGACTTGGGCAGAGCTTTCTCCAAACGAGCTATACTGAAAACGTTTATGGAGGCTGAGTCAAATTTACCAGCTGGTTCATCAAAG AATGTCTTAGGTCTGTTAAGATCGTTATACGCCTTGATTTGTGTGGACGAAGATGCTGCCTTTCTCCGATATGGATACTTGTCAACTAGGAAAGCTTCTGCAGTGAGGAAAGAAGTTCCAAAACTCTGTGCTGAACTTCGACCACATGCACTTGCCTTGGTTAATTCTTTCGGTATTCCTGATGCTTTTTTGAGCCCTATTGCATACAACTGGGTTGAGTCAAATTCTTGGTCTGCTGCTCAAAATTAA
- the UGT79B27 gene encoding UDP-glycosyltransferase 79B30, giving the protein MDSSHPLHIAMFPWFAMGHQTAFLHLSNKLAKKGHKITFFTPQKAESKLKPFNLHPESITFITITVPHVDPLPPNSQTTADVPYPLQPHIMTAMDLTRPDIESHLLNLKPHIVFYDFTHWIPSVTKALGIKCLHYCTASSVMVGYTLSPARYSKGKDLTEFDLMEPPPGYPDSSIKLFQHEAKSFAAKRTEYFGSNVLFYDRQSIALNEADALGYRTCREIEGPYLDYIQKVFNKPVLASGPVILEKPNSCLEEKGTYGFNRFEKNSVVYCCFGSECTLKPDQFTELVLGLELTGKPFFAALKPPFGFATVEEALPEGFKKRVAGKGAVFGGWVQQQLILEHSSIGCFITHCGSGSLSEALVNKCQLVLLPNVGDQILNARMMGNNLKVGVEVVKDENGFFTKESVCEAVKIVMDDENEISKEVRGNHAKIREMLLNKDLESSYIDTFCKKLQEIVQEIINGVFM; this is encoded by the coding sequence ATGGATTCATCACATCCTTTACACATAGCAATGTTTCCATGGTTTGCCATGGGACACCAAACAGCATTCCTTCACCTATCAAACAAATTAGCAAAAAAAGGCCATAAAATAACATTCTTCACACCACAAAAAgcagaatcaaaattaaaaccaTTCAATCTCCACCCTGAATCCATCACCTTCATAACTATCACTGTCCCTCATGTTGATCCCCTTCCTCCCAATTCACAAACAACAGCTGATGTTCCTTACCCTTTACAGCCACACATCATGACAGCCATGGATTTAACTCGACCCGACATCGAATCTCATCTCTTAAATCTCAAACCTCACATTGTCTTCTATGATTTCACACATTGGATTCCATCTGTAACCAAAGCTTTAGGTATCAAATGTCTTCATTATTGCACAGCTAGTTCTGTCATGGTTGGTTACACTTTATCACCTGCTAGATATTCTAAGGGAAAAGATTTAACTGAATTTGATCTCATGGAACCTCCTCCTGGTTACCCTGATTCATCAATCAAACTTTTTCAACATGAAGCTAAATCTTTTGCTGCTAAAAGGACTGAATATTTTGGTAGCAATGTTCTTTTTTACGATCGACAATCCATCGCTTTGAATGAAGCTGATGCATTGGGATACAGAACATGTAGAGAAATTGAAGGACCTTATCTTGATTACATACAGAAAGTTTTTAATAAACCTGTTCTAGCTTCAGGTCCTGTTATACTCGAAAAACCGAATTCATGTTTGGAAGAAAAAGGGACTTATGGGTTTAATCGATTCGAAAAAAATTCGGTTGTTTATTGTTGCTTTGGAAGTGAATGTACATTAAAGCCAGATCAATTTACAGAATTGGTGCTTGGTCTTGAGTTAACAGGTAAGCCATTTTTCGCGGCTTTGAAACCGCCTTTTGGTTTTGCAACGGTTGAAGAAGCGTTACCAGAAGGGTTTAAGAAAAGGGTTGCAGGAAAAGGTGCTGTGTTTGGTGGTTGGGTTCAACAACAATTGATTTTGGAACATAGTTCTATTGGGTGTTTTATTACACATTGTGGTTCAGGTTCTTTGTCAGAAGCATTGGTGAATAAGTGTCAATTGGTTTTGTTGCCTAATGTTGGTGACCAAATTTTGAATGCTAGGATGATGGGGAATAACTTGAAAGTTGGTGTTGAAGTTGTGAAAGATGAAAATGGATTTTTTACTAAGGAAAGTGTTTGTGAAGCTGTTAAAATTGTGATGGATGATGAGAATGAAATTAGTAAAGAAGTGAGGGGTAATCATGCTAAGATAAGAGAGATGTTGCTTAATAAAGATCTTGAGTCATCTTATATTGATACTTTCTGCAAGAAACTTCAAGAGATTGTTCAGGAAATAATTAATGGAGTTTTTATGtag